The following coding sequences lie in one Maniola jurtina chromosome 11, ilManJurt1.1, whole genome shotgun sequence genomic window:
- the LOC123869865 gene encoding uncharacterized protein LOC123869865: MFAKVACFALVLIVWECNAQGPKDLPPVNLPNPPAPLPSLPLGQVSNPSNTIQNVPGFGNLLNTLASAGQSTNVLGPLGNLQSTQRIIGQINEEMDIERPCRVNDVSCIRHFFLHHSKCEEAHGPVPEPLHRKVSTTYFPRINLTLTATDVLYSGLNGKIVEFFIDKETDNLLISVEFRNVTFYSKEAYYRFHRKAKLPVVNKDFIFLNFPSFTTTTIIPHISELQLDKSETTTFVEDPTLVFSLGPKAFVSSDPAVPATLPVLYLDIRTGLQELFLTEGTFYAAVFIQKVICDFGLELL; this comes from the exons ATGTTCgcgaaagttgcgtgtttcgcGCTGGTGCTGATTGTGTGGGAGTGCAATGCTCAAGGGCCGAAAG ATCTACCTCCCGTAAATCTTCCGAATCCTCCAGCACCATTACCATCACTACCATTGGGACAAGTTTCAAACCCGTCTAACACTATCCAAAATG ttcCCGGCTTTGGAAACTTATTGAATACTTTAGCCAGTGCAGGACAAAGTA CCAACGTTCTGGGACCACTGGGTAATTTGCAAAGTACTCAAAGAATTATAGGACAGATAA ATGAAGAAATGGACATTGAAAGGCCGTGTCGAGTGAACGATGTCTCCTGCATCAGACATTTCTTCCTCCACCACAGCAAATGCGAGGAGGCGCACGGGCCTGTACCAGAGCCTTTGCACAGAAAGGTCTCTACCACTTATTTCCCCCGAATTAACCTGACCCTGACTGCCACTGATGTGCTATATTCAGGTTTAAATGGCAAAATTGTGGAGTTTTT CATCGACAAAGAGACAGACAACCTGTTGATCAGTGTAGAGTTCAGAAATGTGACGTTTTACTCCAAAGAGGCATACTATAGGTTCCATCGTAAAGCCAAGCTGCCAGTTGTTAACAAGGACTTCATATTCCTCAATTTCC CGTCTTTTACTACGACGACAATAATTCCACACATAAGTGAGCTGCAGCTAGACAAAAGTGAAACAACAACTTTCGTAGAAGATCCGACTCTTGTGTTCTCTTTGGGACCAAAAGCCTTCGTTAGTTCag atcCCGCCGTACCAGCAACTCTGCCGGTGCTATACCTGGACATAAGAACAGGCCTTcaagaattatttttaactgaagGCACATTCTACGCAGCGGTCTTTATTCAGAAAGTTATTTGTGATTTCGGTCTTGAATTATTGTAA